A window of Plasmodium malariae genome assembly, chromosome: 5 contains these coding sequences:
- the PmUG01_05027800 gene encoding 60S ribosomal protein L15, putative, whose product MGAYKYIQEIWKKKQSDAMHFLLRIRTWEYRQLPVVHRVSRPSRPDKARRLGYKAIQGFVIYRVRVRRGDRKKRVRKGVVHGKPKHQGVHKQKSKRNLRSVAEGKVGKSICGNLRVLNSYWVGQDAVYKYFEVILVDPMHNAIRNNAKINWICNPVHKHRELRGLTSAGKKYRGLRVKGHLSSKSRPSVRANWKRRQLIKLRKCR is encoded by the exons ATGGGAGCATATAAGTACATTCAggaaatatggaaaaaaaagcaGTCCGATGCAATGCATTTTTTATTGCGTATTAGGACCTGGGAGTACag GCAACTACCAGTTGTGCACCGGGTGTCGAGACCGAGCAGACCCGACAAGGCAAGGAGATTAGGATATAAAGCAATTCAAGGATTCGTAATATATCGTGTAAGAGTTAGAAGAGGAGATAGAAAGAAGAGAGTAAGGAAAGGTGTAGTCCATGGGAAACCAAAACATCAAGGTGTACATAAACAAAAatcaaaaagaaatttaagaAGCGTTGCAGAGGGAAAAGTTGGGAAGAGTATATGTGGAAATTTACGTGTATTAAATAGTTATTGGGTTGGTCAAGATgctgtatataaatattttgaagtTATACTAGTAGACCCTATGCATAATGCTATAAGaaataatgcaaaaattaattgGATTTGTAATCCTGTGCATAAGCATAGAGAATTAAGAGGTTTAACATCGGCagggaaaaaatatagaggACTACGTGTTAAGGGTCACCTATCATCAAAGAGTAGACCATCTGTTAGAGCTAACTGGAAGAGAAGgcaattaataaaattgagGAAATGCCGATAA
- the PmUG01_05028000 gene encoding conserved Plasmodium protein, unknown function yields the protein MSMLLYLSRFFLCWLQLFLVRSKRVVVLYDHVHIISPMRKEILHITKKHKLIRKLNFIFPKKEKNRYEMKNLENIPLYVVTNEFDEVILSFNWDYGSDEITKSQKKESDAYHCSDEQGVNYNGGGSSSSNSSNSSSSSSNNFQYDVVCPEKENSDLLFPVVKYNEKSREEINLNKIHNNNCVGIFFFDVKTAEAYRDDIVHLFNKNLKEKKKNKLFFGSKIKPTNLEYFQKIKNSYNLKIDFILIPHYNELQNILKNKKVFYGTPIYYINKIRLYKSPIKKYFYQFFFHKNLKNDVKVKVELYPNVFITCTIEDGNDVTGEGDDKVITENGSTTNDSTIKEKKKKKEREGKEKKNDPFLIIQLETSDKKKYVPIFFSYDQAYNFYKIFLKYYKNHFFEYCLPKPDIILNSFENLQYLLKMANDKKLKQYHNIFFVPMSTSYNDNIYSNQMNVFLFYLKKIFQKINYDLFRSFRKNLNYLIEDYLYE from the coding sequence ATGAGTATGTTATTGTACTTATCTAGGTTTTTTCTATGCTggttacaattatttttagttaGGAGCAAAAGAGTGGTAGTATTATATGACCATGTGCATATAATAAGTCCCATGAGAAAGGagatattacatataacGAAGAAGCACAAATTGATAAGAAaattgaattttatttttccaaaaaaagaaaagaatagatatgaaatgaaaaatttagaaaatattcCTTTATATGTAGTAACTAATGAGTTTGATGAGGTTATTTTATCGTTTAACTGGGACTATGGCAGTGATGAAATAACGAAAAGCCAAAAGAAGGAGAGTGATGCTTACCACTGCAGTGACGAACAGGGGGTCAACTACAACGGGGGTGGCAGTAGTAGCAGCAATAGCAGCAATAGCAGCAGTAGCAGCAGTAACAACTTTCAGTATGATGTAGTTTGCCCGGAAAAGGAGAACAGTGATCTGCTATTTCCAGTTGTCAAATATAACGAAAAGAGCAGGGAAgagataaatttaaataaaatacacaaCAACAATTGCGTggggatttttttttttgacgtAAAAACCGCGGAAGCGTACAGAGATGACATTGTACATTTattcaataaaaatttaaaagaaaaaaaaaagaataaattattttttgggTCAAAAATTAAACCGACTAATTTAGAATATTTccagaaaataaaaaacagctataatttaaaaatcgACTTTATTCTAATACCACATTATAAtgaattacaaaatattttgaaaaataagaaagtgTTTTATGGTACAcccatatattatattaacaagATAAGGTTGTATAAGTCtcctataaaaaaatatttttatcaatttttttttcacaaaaatttaaaaaatgatgtcAAAGTCAAAGTTGAACTATATCCAAATGTTTTTATCACCTGCACTATTGAAGATGGTAATGATGTTACTGGAGAAGGAGATGATAAAGTAATTACAGAAAATGGTAGTACCACCAATGATAGTactataaaagaaaaaaaaaaaaaaaaagagagagaggggaaagaaaaaaaaaatgatccCTTCTTAATTATACAACTAGAAACaagtgataaaaaaaaatatgtgcctatttttttttcatacgatcaagcatataatttttataaaatttttttaaaatattataaaaaccATTTCTTCGAATATTGTCTGCCAAAACcagatattattttaaattcttttgaaaatttaCAATACCTATTAAAGATGgcaaatgataaaaaattaaaacaatatcataacattttttttgttccaaTGAGCACCTCCTATAATGACAATATTTATTCTAATCAAATGaatgttttccttttttacttgaaaaaaatttttcaaaaaattaattatgacTTGTTCAGGTCGTTCAGGAAAAATCTCAACTACTTGATAGAGGATTATTTGTACGAGTGA
- the PmUG01_05027900 gene encoding RING zinc finger protein, putative, which yields MDAHAYENSLGIGSDLRNNAFNQVGDIKMDRKNYLQEIRMNIKKQVDIFMNRFLPMNIKREDKRFVVIIEKKKNYDNFRCPICMLVFFKPVITKCAHIFCKECIEQAFNKFNYCPMCRKDIKEFKLEDVSNRFLGREYETIKVRCCKCREITNIQNYEQHLQSHYEGSMDSINHSVSRYHTIHDKKEHKTFSSLNCYNNDGKGKQYDQSCNTFNISVESVNPFFKKFYSFFNKRIKIDDMHEFIKCVQEGDEGVDIQIHNIHLMFGKKSAQGDSPYKTVDIDDITCDAFLIVQLKRKKVKRSKGSGEKFAGFMSKFSNSTCNLTGSSSHFIFGNTKRAGSTTLLITNEDILQSGKDIDEQKNKTKKMYSDERYDMFQMKMLRKNKSNKYVFVLFEYNAKNLFFTVLKNIPIFKNMYMTRIVTFAAKGNTHRGVHNDGDGIHNDNPDSRNKYTDEQKLEQLFSVLKEKTISNTYHKYFYNSLHLFSDIVDKWNSKCVELYVDDAAEYSADSFVVQESVLHFEKKDYYFKNNYVMDHELMFFLFYLKYEFAVPSCMEYTTLYCEEFLNKILCNDSDSRSNDNSGCDCNAGNSKNCRPLDYTILITDVYTYKDQHLSEYEKDAQHKDEQPLCAPRIFSAGKDNVNINIVLRMKRGKAKKQDQWMGESNCLGKGRKMSTCTSTNYKDLQNYDNIQDLCYLNFSYSEKGFQWHVDKSFHFINDIEHKQIKVFCSIDKLMLFFFSIRNKKYNSIFWNSTHLLQYLLHYCGE from the coding sequence ATGGATGCACATGCGTATGAAAACAGTCTGGGTATTGGAAGCGACTTGAGGAATAATGCATTTAACCAAGTAGGTGATATTAAAATggatagaaaaaattatttacaagaAATTAGAATGAACATTAAAAAACAAGTAGATATATTCATGAATAGATTCCTTcctatgaatataaaaagagaGGACAAACGATTTGTAGttataattgaaaaaaagaaaaattacgATAACTTTCGATGCCCTATATGCATGTTAGTATTTTTCAAGCCAGTAATAACGAAATGTGCTCATATATTTTGCAAAGAATGTATAGAACAAGCtttcaataaatttaattattgtCCTATGTGTAGAAAAGACATAAAAGAATTCAAACTAGAAGATGTATCTAATAGATTTTTAGGAAGAGAATATGAAACAATTAAAGTTCGATGTTGTAAATGTAGagaaattacaaatatacaaaattatgaacaacaTTTACAAAGTCATTACGAGGGTTCCATGGATAGTATAAATCATAGTGTGAGTAGGTACCATACTATACATGATAAGAAAGAGCATAAAACATTTAGCAGTCTgaattgttataataatgatgGAAAAGGTAAACAATATGATCAATCATGTAACACTTTCAATATTTCTGTTGAATCAGTTAATccattttttaagaaattttattccttttttaataaaagaataaaaattgaCGATATGcatgaatttataaaatgtgtACAAGAAGGGGACGAGGGAGTAgacatacaaatacataatatacatCTGATGTTTGGGAAAAAAAGTGCACAAGGGGATAGTCCGTACAAAACTGTAGATATAGATGATATCACGTGTGATGCTTTTCTTATCGTTCagttaaaaaggaaaaaagtaaaaagatCGAAAGGGTCGGGTGAGAAATTTGCAGGATTTATGAGCAAATTTTCTAACTCGACCTGCAATTTAACAGGATCATCATCCCATTTCATATTTGGGAATACAAAAAGAGCAGGTAGTACTACCTTACTAATAACAAATGAGGACATTTTACAAAGCGGAAAGGATATAGATGAACAAAAGAATAAGACAAAGAAGATGTATAGTGATGAACGTTATGACATGTTTCAGATGAAGATGctaagaaaaaacaaatcaaataaatatgtatttgtcctttttgaatataatgcaaagaatttattttttacagtaTTGAAGAACATTCCAATTTTTAAGAACATGTATATGACAAGGATAGTTACATTTGCGGCGAAGGGGAATACGCACAGGGGCGTGCACAACGATGGCGATGGAATACATAACGATAACCCGGATTCtcgtaataaatatacagaCGAACAGAAATTAGAACAACTCTTCTCCGTGCttaaggaaaaaacaatatCGAATACATAccacaaatatttttataactctCTTCATTTGTTTTCTGATATCGTTGACAAGTGGAATAGCAAATGTGTTGAATTGTATGTGGATGACGCTGCTGAGTACAGTGCTGACTCGTTCGTGGTTCAGGAGTCCGTCCtgcattttgaaaaaaaagattattattttaaaaacaacTATGTGATGGATCATGAGTTGAtgttttttctcttttactTGAAATATGAATTTGCAGTGCCAAGTTGCATGGAGTATACTACGTTATACTGTGAGGAGtttcttaataaaattttatgtaatgACAGCGATAGTAGAAGTAATGACAATAGTGGTTGTGATTGCAATGCTGGAAATAGTAAGAACTGCAGACCGCTTGACTACACAATCCTAATAACGgatgtttatacatataaggaCCAGCACCTAAGTGAGTACGAGAAGGATGCACAACATAAAGACGAACAACCTTTGTGTGCACCTAGGATTTTTTCCGCCGGAAAAGATAATGTAAACATTAATATAGTTCTTCGAATGAAGAGGGGAAAGGCAAAAAAACAGGACCAGTGGATGGGGGAGAGCAACTGTTTGGGAAAAGGAAGAAAGATGAGCACCTGTACTAGTACCAATTACAAAGATCTGCAGAATTATGATAACATTCAAGATCTATgctatttaaatttttcttattctgAAAAAGGATTTCAGTGGCATGTTGACAAGTCGTTccattttataaatgatatagaacataaacaaataaaagttTTCTGCAGTATCGATAAATTAATGCTCTTCTTTTTTagtataagaaataaaaagtacaACTCGATTTTTTGGAATTCCACTCATCTTTTGCAGTACCTACTGCACTACTGTGGGGAGTGA
- the CBP20 gene encoding nuclear cap-binding protein subunit 2, putative encodes MTHLYEEVYKKRKYFDRALCNDYEDWLNKIQFSKTVYIGNLSIYTTEQQIYEHMCKAGDVEDIIMGLHRTEKFPCGFCFVVYKKKEGYTQAVNFLNNSILDGRIIRVDEDLGVIGKRKYGRGKTGVQKRDERNKYYDEDRPKVLDNLVDYNLITKKRKYDNTNVNNTYYERNVKQRTLINNNSLYSNDFRNNKQVNLKPTVTLYPNVQHLMTFGRNKNNRLYNFHTKRDRKKYG; translated from the exons ATGACACATTTATACGAGGAGGTTTacaagaaaagaaaatattttgacCGGGCCTTATGCAATGATTATGAAGACTGGTTAAACAAAATTCAATTTTCAAAAACTGTATATATTGGAAATTTGTCCATTTATACAACAGAGCAGCAAATATATGAG CATATGTGCAAGGCAGGTGATGTTGAAGACATAATTATGGGTCTGCACAGAACGGAAAAATTCCCATGTGGCTTTTGTTTTGTggtttataaaaagaaagaaggTTATACTCAAGCTGTTAATTTTCTTAACAATTCAATACTAGATGGTAGGATTATAAGAGTTGATGAAGATTTAGGGGTAataggaaaaagaaaatatggaAGAGGAAAAACGGGGGTACAAAAAAGAGatgaaagaaataaatattatgatgaAGATAGACCAAAAGTGCTTGATAACTTAGTggattataatttaattacaaaaaaaagaaaatatgataatacgaatgttaataatacatattatgaAAGAAATGTTAAACAAAGGACTTTAATCAATAATAATTCTCTTTATTCGAATgattttagaaataataaacaagTCAACTTAAAACCAACTGTTACGCTGTACCCAAATGTACAACATTTAATGACATTTggtagaaataaaaataacagatTGTATAATTTTCACACGAAAAgggatagaaaaaaatatgggtaa
- the PmUG01_05027700 gene encoding RNA-binding protein, putative has protein sequence METPKEVLEKAEIEASSKEQPSGGKNEKKPVNLKKNKKRVSVKKSKKKASNSLKNSQKNITKMNQNMSTTNSNMLAVCPPPPPPPPPPPPVTKQNTETWKYRKNANMNHNNSHNMNCNPICSANNNANYNSSYNANYNTSRNTNCNPNVNSNPNLNVSHNPNMNLHPNHHILSQPSYNHSPSLSYPQTPPLVRTHPKHAMNNTNIPSYEPSIHIKPPDANISSVLYSSNMLNSSNIPNSSNIPNSSNIPNSSNIPNSSNMPNSNSISNSSGMLMNANLQSNIYYSNNTKKNYNMNNLTEPDSYMSTPILRPAPQHDSSNTVNINMEKKNSFISNSFMHQHINDYSYIDIQQQNNSSNSKKMSFPTIVKPNYSNMHTPEASSYYILKPPCDLGTKSFPTLTKPSQNQLRPNEYNDEKIICSNYQNSIEENNNIPKYFQPRNFVNEPSLNVWGNNMNTPVPNNMYDNVVNVKYQIYDQNIDKSKYKYKEKVLRMNNPSYDKKPHNIIVTNIPKNLSSREILETFRCMGNVLRADIMLTSKGEHSGCACITFPDLESAALAASRYDGGTLNNQKIKVFVE, from the exons ATGGAAACACCAAAAGAAGTTTTAGAAAAAGCAGAAATCGAAGCGTCAAGTAAAGAACAACCAAGTGGAGGGAAGAACGAGAAAAAACCAGtcaacttaaaaaaaaataaaaaaagagtatcTGTTAAAAAgtccaaaaaaaaagcatcTAATTCTTTGAAGAACAGCCAAAagaatattacaaaaatgaatCAAAACATGTCTACTACTAATTCAAATATGTTGGCTGTGTGCCCACCGCCTCCTCCTCCTCCTCCTCCACCTCCACCTgtaacaaaacaaaacacaGAAACATGGAAGTACAGGAAAAATGCAAATATGAATCACAATAATAGCCATAACATGAACTGTAATCCGATTTGTAGCGCTAACAATAATGCTAACTATAACTCCAGTTATAATGCTAACTATAATACCAGCCGTAACACTAACTGTAATCCTAATGTGAATTCTAACCCCAACCTGAACGTTAGTCATAACCCTAATATGAACCTGCATCCGAACCACCATATATTAAGTCAACCGAGTTATAATCACAGCCCAAGCTTAAGTTATCCACAGACCCCTCCACTTGTTCGTACACACCCGAAACACGCTatgaataatacaaatataccaAGTTATGAAccaagtatacatataaaaccTCCTGATGCTAATATAAGTAGTGTGCTATATAGTAGCAACATGCTAAACAGTAGTAACATACCAAACAGTAGTAACATACCAAACAGTAGTAACATACCAAACAGTAGTAACATACCAAACAGTAGTAACATGCCAAACAGTAATAGCATATCAAACAGTAGTGGTATGCTCATGAATGCAAATCTTCaatcaaatatatactatagtaacaatactaaaaaaaattataatatgaataatttaacaGAACCAGACAGTTATATGTCTACTCCAATATTGAGGCCTGCTCCACAGCATGATAGTAGTAACactgttaatataaatatggaaaaaaaaaatagctttATATCAAATAGTTTTATGCATCAACATATTAATGACTATTCATACATAGATATACAACAGcaaaataatagtagtaacagTAAAAAAATGTCTTTCCCGACAATTGTAAAACCGAACTATTCAAACATGCATACTCCAGAAGCTTCcagttattatattttgaaaccTCCATGTGATTTGGGTACGAAAAGTTTCCCAA CCCTAACGAAACCTTCGCAAAATCAGCTGCGCCCAAATGAATACAAcgatgaaaaaataatatgttcaAATTACCAGAATAGCATTGaagagaataataatatacccAAATATTTTCAGCCGAGAAATTTTGTTAACGAACCTA GTTTAAATGTATGGGGAAATAACATGAATACCCCTGTACCCAACAACATGTACGACAATGTAGTTAATGTGAAATATCAGATAT acgATCAAAATATTGACAAATCCAAGTACAAGTACAAAGAGAAAGTTCTTAGGATGAACAATCCGTCCTATGATAAGAAGCCCCATAATATAATCGTTACAAAT ATACCAAAAAACTTAAGTTCGAGGGAAATTTTGGAAACGTTCAGATGTATGGGAAATGTGTTGCGAGCAGATATTATGCTGACAAGcaag GGTGAACATTCAGGTTGCGCGTGCATAACATTTCCCGACTTGGAATCAGCCGCCCTAGCAGCca GTCGATATGATGGTGGCACGTTAAATAATCAGAAAATAAAGGTGTTTGTAGAATAA
- the PmUG01_05028300 gene encoding coatomer subunit zeta, putative, protein MKSVSIKQLEAILILDTDGNRIAVKYYNDKLTPKGDDKLNNTGCSKESLNYPYDGTLYNNLKTSEQQKLFESDITDKAKKLGCNSNETEILVINKYIILYLSINDVSIYIVGDENDNEIILNEIIQTVEQSLNNITNNQIGKKQLIDKLDSVYLILDEIADSGIIMETNSDVIINRLYMHEGDLQEHTPLNQAISSAKENIIRSLLSGT, encoded by the coding sequence atgaaGTCCGTTTCGATAAAGCAGCTAGAAGCTATACTCATTTTAGATACGGATGGAAACAGAATTGCAGTCAAATATTACAATGACAAATTGACTCCCAAAGGAGATGATAAACTGAATAATACAGGTTGTAGTAAAGAGTCGTTAAACTATCCATATGATGgtacattatataataatttaaaaacatcagaacaacaaaaattatttgaaagTGATATTACTGATAAAGCTAAAAAGTTAGGGTGTAATTCTAACGAAACAGAAATTttagtaataaataaatatattattttatacttatcCATAAATGATGTTAGTATTTATATAGTTGGagatgaaaatgataatgaaataatactaaatgaaataatacaAACAGTTGAGCAGTCCCTAAacaatattacaaataaccAAATAGGTAAAAAACAGTTGATCGATAAACTCGATTcagtttatttaattttagatGAAATAGCTGATAGTGGTATTATTATGGAAACAAATTCGgatgttattattaatagatTGTACATGCATGAAGGGGATTTACAAGAACACACCCCTCTCAATCAGGCCATATCATCAGCCAAGGAAAACATAATAAGGAGTTTACTTAGCGGAACGTAG
- the GAK gene encoding GTP:AMP phosphotransferase, putative, whose product MKIVLFGAPGVGKGTFAEILSKKENLKHINIGNILRKEIKNNSNIGKEVNKIVKSGNLVPDSIIINIVEEEIKQCYTDERCYYKGFILDGFPRNLIQSEKLRNMTGIDIFVNIFLPKYILIQKLLGRRICSTCNSCFNVTDIRVNSYDMPPLLPSKECKICRGKANLIKRNDDTSETIAYRLNAYEASNVPVLNFFKNLNYNIVDFEIKKGVRDFDRFYNVIMKYF is encoded by the coding sequence ATGAAAATTGTGCTGTTCGGCGCGCCTGGGGTAGGTAAAGGCACCTTTGCAgaaattttatcaaaaaaagaaaatttaaaacatataaacattGGGAACATTTTAagaaaggaaataaaaaataattcaaatatagGTAAAGAAGTAAACAAAATAGTCAAAAGTGGAAATCTTGTTCCAGatagtataattataaatattgtagaagaagaaataaaacaatgTTATACAGATGAAAGATGTTATTACAAAGGTTTTATATTAGATGGATTTCCAAGAAATCTAATTCAAAgtgaaaaattaagaaatatgaCAGGTATTGAcatatttgttaatatatttttaccgaaatacattttaattcaAAAACTGCTGGGAAGAAGAATTTGCTCTACATGTAACAGCTGTTTTAATGTTACAGATATTAGAGTTAACAGTTATGATATGCCTCCCCTCTTACCATCAAAGGAGTGTAAAATATGTAGAGGAAAAGCAAAtctaataaaaagaaatgatgATACTAGTGAAACTATTGCTTATAGATTGAATGCATATGAAGCGAGCAACGTACCtgttcttaatttttttaaaaatttaaattacaaTATTGTAGATTTCGAGATAAAAAAAGGGGTAAGAGACTTCGATAGGTTTTACAATgttattatgaaatatttttag